The window ATTCTACGTATGTcagtatttttaatttaattagtacCACTATTACTGATATTCAAGAAAGCTACGAATCATATAATTATGGGACAGAGGAGGAATGGAGAAAATGAATTAGAAGCTcttattttatttgatcattAGATAATTTATTCGGTAATAATAACCATCTTCAATGCATAAATAGTGAAATAAAGAGACCAAAGTCACTTGCTACCCTGTCCACTGCCATGCAGATTATCAAAGTAACCTTTAGGATCACTCTCAAAGTTATCTCTTGAAATGTAAGAAGAACCATTGCTCCCCGGAGCCACCATGTAGCCTCCGCCACTACCGCCACCACTTTTCCCTCCTCCcccaccgccaccaccaccgCTCCTACCTCCTCCACTACCGccgccgccaccaccaccacctttccctccaccaccaccaccaccgccaccaccTTTCCCACCACCACCGCTACCGCCTTTTCCTCCCATTCTTTAATTCTTAGGTAGATGTCTATGAAATTTTTAAAGTTTGTGTGTGAATGATAGTGGAAAGTGTAGATGGGACTTGGAAGTATTTATAATAGGAAATTTTTCAAATGGATGGTCCAACCAGTCTTTACAATTAATTATAGTCGTTGCATAGTTAATTGATCCAAAGCCAATCGCCTCGTAAAAGTAAGTAGTATCAACTCGTAAGGGAAGAAACCCATGATTTTTGCCATTTAAACATTTATGGTAGCAAACTAGCAATATAAAGCTCGACCATGTTTTGATACCTACCAATGATCCATTGTAGCATAGCGGTTAAATCACTAATCTTATTATACACTATACTTGAAACATATGTGCATCCGTGTTCGATTCCCTCGGAATTAGAAcgtcttttattttttgttatgtcATTGTTCATGTTTTTTGCCTGTGTTTGTGAAATTTAAGCATAATATTGTTATGCAATTAGTCATGAAAATCTAGAAAATGCACGATGTCTTGTGTTTGTGAAGATATGCACTTTACTTCACGTAGAGTCCCTCATGATTCTCAATATCTCTTCCCAACTTACCGTGTATCTCTCTCTTAAGATTCCCTTCATCAAAGCCTCCCAAATCTTAGCGAAATAAACACATTCAAAAAAGAGGTGTTCAAGCGTTTCCAAAGGCTCATTGCATAGGACACAAGATACACTGACAGTCCCATTCCAAAATCTCATCCGATCACCCGTAGAAAGTCTTTCTTTCATTGCAGTACATAAAATGAATGAGTACTTCGGTGTTGCATATTTGAACCACACTTCATTATGCCTGTGACTAAGTTGATGTCTTTCTCTTATGACCTGCCACGTTTCTCCTGATGATACGTATATTTTGCCGTTAAAAGAACATGTGCAAGTTAATTAGTAGCAACGCAACATCAATAGTGAGGACTGAGgagttttgagttatttttaACAAAGTCCATCCAGAGAAGACGTAATCCAAAAAATCCCAATATACAACTCAAACTAGTTTGATCCCTTTTATGTGACTAGTCAAAGAATAGAATTGGGTCTTTTCCAATCCCACTGCTTAAATTTTGTcgttttaatttcaaaattggATGATTCTCTCTTCTTTGTTGGTTAGTGATATGAACTTCAagcacatattttgtaacctataaAGAACCGTTTGAggtgtttagaaaaaaaagaagcgTTTGTGTTCAATCACGAATTGTATTTGAACCAATCAAGCTACTTATCTGTTGTATGTCAAATATTAGGTTAATCAGTTAGGTTCTTAAACTGAATTTATCTCACATAAAATAGTCTTATTTTAGTATATGCTATTAaatacttaatttttatttatttttgaaaagacaAACCAATTACAATTTGACAAATGGACAATATATATTCTAAGAATTTTTGTGCAGAGAATTCATAACACtactttttttctattttctttttattttttatttaagataCCACATTAGAATTCTTTGATGGAAGTGCTCTTACTCCGTTTGAGCATGATTAATAAAGTTAAGAAAcagtttcttatattccgctaaaaaCCTCACCTTAAAAACCCCTATTATTAATTATGCTCTCACGGACCTATTTAAAGCCTATTGGTTTCTTCCATTTGGTGTTTTTCGGTCCATTTTGATTGAATTCCACTTCAGGAACAACAACTTACTTTAATTttcattcttttattttttttgttgaataaacATTGTTTTAACTTAAAATCAAATACTAGCAATTAAAAATAGACTAGTCCATGTTTCCTATATCACTCTAGGTTTCATCTCAACTCGAGGTTAGATTCCTAATACATTCATTGATCTACGTTTAGTTATAtgaagggggggggggggggggggggggggtaagaATCTTGGCAAATTGCTGAAAAGGAAGTGGCAAGCAAGAGAAACccatatgtattttttattccTTCACGATCACTAGTGAAGTGTGATTGAGAGAATCTCCCAAAGAAAACAATATATCTTCTTGTACAGTAACATGTTCAAGAATTGGGTTATTATTGTTGGCAAATTGCTGAAAAGGAAGTGGCAAGCAAGAGAAACccatatgtattttttattccTTCACGATCACTAGTGAAGTGTGATTGAGAGAATCTCCCAAAGAAAACAATATATCTTCTTGTACAGTAACATGTTCAAGAATTGGGTTATTATTGTTGACACGATCCGATCCGATCAATCCGTAGAAGAATATAAGCATATCTCTtgggttattctccaccaccttGCGCTATCTCACACCCTTCATCTGAGCATGATTcttgaaacaaaataatattcttagataaagaaaagaaaaagttcggtccacataaatataaaattctaaTTCTCTGGCATTAAAGAACttgcaaataaatatataacacaTGTGCCATATTCTTTAGCATATCTGCAACAAAGAAGCATATGGGTTCAATCGAAATGCTAATCTTGGTATCTAGGAGGAAAAAAAGGGTAGGTGAATTTTGATAATCTGCAACTTTTGTTGGTCCCTCCTTactaatatcaaataaaaaaaaagaaacaaaattttgatttggTTCACAATAAAGTCACTTTGATGTACTTGGGGAACCTTATGGACGATCTTCTGTGATCTCTTTTTGGTCTCAACATTCTTTTCATCTTCCtttgttttgttataaataGCCTATGATTCAAGAAACTCAAGTCTCAGGCAACACTGAGCTTGATACTATAGGatatacaacaacaaaaactcttttcTTCACCCAAAAGCTAGGTTTATTTCATGGGCTTTTGGTTTTAAATATCTTTCAATCTACAAGAGAGAAAgaattttgtttcttcttctccaagaaaCAAGCCACAGATTGACTGAGACTTCCTTTAAGAAACCATGGATAAAGTTGTGAGAATGTCTTCGGATAAAGGAGTGGTTATATTCAGCAAGAGCTCGTGTTGCATGTCCTATGCGGTCCAGGTGCTCTTCCAAGACCTCGGGGTTCACCCGACTGTCCATGAGATAGACAAGGACCCTGATTGTCGTGAGATAGAGAAAGCCCTAATGAGGCTCGGGTGTTCCACACCGGTCCCAGCCATCTTTGTGGATGGGAAGCTCGTTGGTTCGACCAATGAAGTCATGTCGATGCACCTTAGCGGCTCGCTGGTTCCGCTGGTTAAGCCATTTCAAGCTAATCTATGTTAAAATGTGTTCTAACTTTCTAAACTAAACATATAATTCAATAAGAAACAATCTAAATCACAATCTAATAGCCGATGCAAGTAAGCAACCTTTGTAATGTAgctttataaatattgtttgttTGTAATTTCATTAAAGTGATCCTGTAATAATTGACTAGTTTAAGCTTTTATGGTAATATTTCAGGGAAGTAAAAGGATATagcatttttattaaatataattaaggaTAATAAATATCATTCACAGCTATATGCTTAAGAGTTAAGACCACACCCCTAAAAGAGAATacaaagtgtatatatatatatatatatatatttctacaTGGCGATTACAGACAACGATTTGTCTTGTTGTCTTATTCATTACAAGACCAGAATAAAACGAGTTGTTGTGTCTCACTTGAACTCCAAGAGTTGTGGGTTTAGAGGAGTGCGGGAGAATCTGATATTGAAGACACTGAAGTAACATTAATGGGATGTACATCAGTTACTTCCTTGTAGGCATGGGCGTTCAGATATTTGGGTTGGATTTGGGTCGAATTTTTTCGGTCTAAGTATTTCAGACCTTAGATATTTGGACCGAACTAGATACTTAAATTTTGTTGGTTTGGGTTCGGATCGTTTTTCTCGTATTTGGATCAGTTTTTCTGGGGTTCGGATTAGTTgttctataattaaaatatttgtaaaatatctataacTTTTGGATCTATAGTGTATTCAAGTCTGGTTCAGATATTTAGGAtctgaaaaatctaaaatactcgaattttatcaaaattttgcCGAAATCCGTCATATTTATCTTCAATTTTGttaaataacaataaataaactattaataattgaaattaaagtttttaaactctaaatttgacaTTTAAAATTCcatattagttaaaaatattacaaaaataataatgaagatTGCTGATAAAAAGACATTTcaactaaaatataaagtaaaatatataaaataggaaaaaataataaaatcagaCTTTTGGATATTCACGTTTTTAGGTCAGATATGAATCAGTTCTTATTGGATCGGGTTTATTCGGGTCGGGTTTTTTTGGGTTCGAATCTATTCGCGTCGCTTCTTTTCGGTATGgtactttttgttaatttcaatGGTGAAAATTTGTGGTTATGAGGAGTGTATTTTGGGCTTGGTAGCAATGGTTCAGTCATGGTGTTGATCGTCCCTAATCATCGCAAGTTCTTGGCTAAGTTTCTCCGGCTCTAGTCTAATGGTTTGGAGCTTTGGTTCATGTTTACTTAGGTTATGACCGTAAATGTAAGTCTTCTCAGGATTCTCTACTGGTGTTTGGGCTCAGGAAGGAAGCATGACAGTATTGTGTTTCCATGTTCCGCGAGCTCTTGTTTGGGAGCAGTATTTgtttcttgttctttttttttttaaacacctTTGTTTCTTGTTCTTTATTGTGAAGCTATCGTATGAAATCTAATGATGCTACTTTCTATCTTTCACTCTTTGtgttttttcaatttatttttacagAGTTAATTCTTTGTTGAATTTCTCCGTTTATAGAGGGCATTCTTTACCACTCTATAAGTCTTTTATAATGATTATAGAAAGCtagtgtttaaaaaatatatatatatgttaaagctttcttttttttccactAACACTGCATAACCTAAAACGGATCTTCTAACATTGGACTCAACAAACATATTATCGATCTTCCCATAATCCTTTTCACTTACTATAGAAACAAATTGAATTCAAAACCATAATGAGACAAGAGAACATATACTCCTAGAAGAAACTTTTTATACAGACAGAACACAAGCAAGTGCAGAAGACAGAGAGATAAGTCCACAATAAATAATCACGCTGCAAGAGAACAAAGTAAAAcatgtttatttatatgataacaACAGATGAAACAGAGCAAACGGATACAAAAGCATGCATATACTTAGGCTGAGAGTAGTCAGCGACCAAGTTGAGCGCTAGAAAACGTTGTTGTTGCTACTCCTCCACCTGAGCTTGATGATGATGACACATGATATGTAGCAATAGGCATTTTGTGTGGCAGATTAGGCAATGGTGCCTCCAAATTCAACACTTGGATCGCTTGCTTTATCGAAGGCCTAGAGTTTATGTCAGGGTGAGCACACCACAACCCTACAATCATAACACACTCTGCTTGTTTCATGTCATAATCTTTACCAATTTGGTGATCAACGGCTGAGATAAGTTCTCCTCTTCCGTACTGATCCCATACCCTCTCTACAAGACTTGGCTCAGGCTCAACTTTTCCTTGTCTCGGCTCCACTGACTTCTTTCCTGTGACAATCTCTACCAAAACAATTCCAAAGCTATAGACGTCAGACTCTTTGCTAGCCCTTCCGGTGCTTATGTATTCAGGAGCCATGTAACCAAAAGTTCCTGCCAATCCTGTAGTCTGGGGACCTAGCTCGTGATCCATCAACCTAGCCAACCCAAAGTCACCTAGCTTGGCATTAAAGTTTGAGTCAAGCATTATATTACTTGCCTTAATGTCCCTGTGGACAATGCATTGCTCCCACTCCTCGTGAAGGTAAAGCAACGCGGAGGCTACACTTAGAGAGATCTTGCACCTAACAGCCCATGTGAGATGAGGTTTCTTACCGAATAGGTGTGAGTCAAGACTACCATTTGGCATGAACTCATATACAAGCAGAAGCTCTTGTTTCTCATGACACCAACCAATGAGTTGAACAAGGTTTCGATGTCTCAAGCTGCTGATGATCTTAACCTCCGTGATGAACTCTTTCTTTCCCTGTTTAGAAGCACCGGAAAACTTCTTCACTGCGACCATTGTATCCAGGTCATTTAAGTATCCTTTGTAAACTGCTCCAAACCCTCCTTCACCCAACTTTCTTTCATACAAGAAGTTGCTTGTAGCTGAAGCAAGATCTTTATAAGAAAACCTTCTTGGCCCTGCTCCTCTTTCAAGATCTTCGTGTAACGATGTCAAGTTTTCTTCTGTCTTCCCCGCTTTCTcctttctttgctttctcttcCGAAACAATGCAAACGCACCAGCAACTAAAGAGGTCAACAGGACAAACCCAGCAAGAGAAACACCGACAATGATGCCTTTCATGTTTTGAGTTCTCTCTCTAGGTTCTACTACATCCAAGGTTGAGTTGAACTCCCAAGACAAAATCCTATGTGCTTCCGTATTTGCTCCTGTAGACCCCGAAAAGCCAATGGTAACTTCCGCAGGAAGCACCTTGGCAAGGTCAATGATGTAGAAAAGGCTTGAACTCTCCCGGGGATTAGATGTCTCTTCATAACTCCAAGAGATGCTCAAGTTTCTAGAAGCAGAATCATACGTGATCCGTGCATGGCATGTATCTTGGCTGTGCAAGCTTGCGTTCCAAGAAGTGTAGTTAGAGGAAGCAAGCGAGTTATTGTTGATCCCAACATGAGATTTAATGTCAAGAGGATCCCACTCATCATTAAAGAAAGTATCAAATTCGACATGCACAAGCGGGAACCGAGATGAGTAGCCGTTGGTTTCGTTAAAGAGACCTAAGAAACCACCAGCTGAATTAGGAGAGATAAGGATGCCTTGAGGGGCAAGAAAGAAAGCAAACCCATGGCCAAACTCTGTAGAGTTACGTGTATCAATCTTGAAGGTGAAACTGGTTGTGAAGTCGGTAGGCCTCCCTGTTTCAGGATCCCAAATAGCAACTTTTTTAGCGTAAGTAGCCCAACCAACACGACAAGTATAACCAGCATTGTTCAGTTCGATGGCGCCATTTGGTGTAGCGTCTCCTTGGTAAGCTATGTTGGGATCACCTGGTGTGAAACGTGAGATGTTAAAGTGGAGTGAGGTAGCAAAAGGGAGAACAAGAAGGACGGAAAAGAACAAGACTGAGTTTTTCATTGTGCTGGTAGTAAGTTCTGAAACCCGTTATGCCATTACTTATAatcgtcttctttttttttgtagactaGGGACCATCAAGTCAACTATGAAACTGAAATTATAAAACCAGAATCAACTTCTGATACCGAATCCGAATCAAATCCCTGTAACCACGGAGTTTTCTTTTGTCAGTCAACGTAGTCTATCTGCTACATGAAAGGATTCATTGTGCTAAACAACATAGTTTATCCTAAGAATAAACAAATGCTAACCCAAAACGAGAAAATAAGTTTCATTGGAACACGACGTGAAAAGAACTTTAAAACATATAAGGTATATACTCAATAAACAAAAGTATATGACACTTATGTAATAAACAATTGTGCATGATACTTTGATGTTCACAAAAGCTCCTATGTTGATTGTTTCTTTCTTCGTCAAATCAATCAAGCGAGTTTCGAGTGACAATATTCGTAATTTCGTACCGTTGACTATATCTGAATCCATGCAAGCACCCGAACCATGTATAAAGGATAAGAGATTACTCAAATGAAAACGAGATGTTCTAAACTCGTCTGGCGTTTCCTAAGAAGACGACATTAGTGTATGAATTGGATGATGCGTGATTAGGAAAATTGACGTAGACATTGGGCTCTTTTGACAAATAACAAACTTTGGCCCAAATTGTTCATTTTGTTTTCTAGTTGCATCTATTTCTTagcctttgttttgtttcatgcCTCCTTGGTTCAGCCGTCGTGAGGTTGGGACCGCTGTTTATAATTACGTAGCCCCACCCacaatatttttaagtttctgATCAAGAATTTGCTCCAATCCGTTTTGAAAATTCGGATATCTGAAATTTCCATATCCATAAACAATAAATATGTAGTATTATGTTCTACTTTGTGGTTTTCTTTTATAGAATTATAATCGAACTAAAATGAAACTGCAATCCAAAATATCAGTCCTTAGATGACTAGGCACTTTGGTGTAAACTGTTGATTGAAACTAGACGGCATTACAGCTCATGGCGTTTGTACTTTTGTTAATAGATGATAACACCATCCTCTATGGTCCAACAAAATTCAAAGAATGAATTCATcattgaataattttattagaCTTTATACTAAGACATACAGCCTTACCACCTTAAGAACTTGAACAATTATTCTCTCTGAATTTATAGGCTACACACGAGCCTCGTTGCTTTGACCAATTCGAGTATTTGCATTTCAGTGTGGAGTTTGGATGCGAAACCattgtataaaaaaattagaatagaAGTAAAGAGTTTATAGAAGCAAGTATTCCAtcttgataaaataaaatacccCCACAAGATTTAGAATCACCAAATCAGTCATGGTGACTCGTGAGTGTGCAACTTCTTTTTCTTGAAAGAGAGAGTGTGCAAACTTGGGGGTTTAAGAATTCATCATAGGATTAGAAAATCAATTTTCGAGTTCTTTCACTGTGATTTGAATAATGATTATAGATTGTTTAAGCAGCGAAAAATAATATATGCTTTATAGGTTCTGAATactattttagtttaaaaaaattattacgtGATCGTACTTAGATTACTTACGAAAACAAATTTTGTTAGAAGACTGAAATATTCTTACTAAATAACATATCATATTCACAAGttcattataaaatataaaatctacgTAAATCGGTTAGGGTTTTACGTAAATTCATACAATATGAATCTTCAAATTCAAACTACAAATGTAGTTTAAAGACTAGTCTCACCGGCAGAGAATTATTAGGGCAACTAAAGATATGAGATATCTTAAAGACGATAGGGATACGTGTATAATAATGATTGGAcaaaaatgggaaactggattCTGAGAGATGATTTGTTGACGTAGCGAAACCTTACACCACGAGGTTTAAGAAGAAGGGATCACCACATATTTGGAGTGGGCCTATCCATGACATGTTCCTACTTTCCCTGACTTCCCTGGCTCCCACACCTCTCAAATCGTACATCCACTTTTAATTTCGCATTTCTTAGATTTATTATCTGTCAATGATTCatatgcatttttttttgttaattacattaAGCATTTTCTTCCTTTAATTCAGAATTTTTAGGCTTTTACATGTGAAatcctttttttcctttttgctaTCACTTTCTCATTAACCAAACCAAAAGTAAGATCGTGGTTTTCATCTTTGATCATTCACTTggttttcatcttttttttttttttgataatccaggTATCCGGACCTCTCACTTAGTTCGAATATCCCACCATATCCAACTGGAACTGGCGAGAAAGGTCTTGGAGACCAAACGAAAACCATATTAAATCCGCCGTGGCAGAAACTCGAACTCGTGATGACGGATATCTCAACCGAGGTTCTTTTACCACCAGACTACGAGGTCCGGTTTGGTTTTCATCGTTGATCGATTCACTTTCTACAGAATGctgcaaaaaaaagaaaaaaactaatgcATGATATCGGctaatatttaatttagatgACAATTACGTGTTATGAGATAAGTTAATATTAGCCATCTATATTCGTCGTCTGTCACATTTTATCCTGACTTTTCTGTTCAGTCGCCacgacatttttttttgttaaaacagTCGCCACGATAATACTGGACTTGATGATAACCTTTCTTCTGACAATATTCCTCATGTCCACCGTTTTAAAAAAGGATCTTAATATTATTGGTATAGTGAACATCTACGTATAACTAGTCTATGTTATAGGATCAACGTTTTAATGATAAgttaatattcaaaaaaattcataatGAACAACATAATAGATATTAAATGTTATCTACAAATTATCAATAGGTTGGAAAAACGTACGTATGTTGTTTATGAAAGGTATACATTCCCCAATTTCCTAAAACAGCAGTCACTACAAGTATATATATCCAAATGTGGAaaggttaaaaataaaatggtgAAAAGGAAACTGACCGACGAAGACTAACAGAAAAATCAGAATGATTTAGCTAAAAGAGATAATAATAATGAAACAACATAACGAAACGACAAATGgaaaaattagaaaaagaagACGGAAGACGCCAAAATGTACATTAATATTACATAGCAATTGGGTGGATTGAATGGGAACACGTTATGtaattttcaatatatagtCACTCTCCAATGATGCCTCCATCGTCTCCTTCACTGCACATCCAATAACAATGGCGACTGAAGCAAATAACCCCATCAACATGAACTCAATGTCTTCATCTCTTCAGAGAACCGGTCAATGGTATGAACCGGTCTAGTCTCAACTATATAAGATATCTCCCACCAGGTTCATCCCTGATCATATGAAATTTCTAACTTGTATGTGTGTTAATGCAGGGTTTTCTCACAAGATATTCCTACAGATGTTGTAGTTGAAGTCGGAGAAGCTAATTTCTCCCTTCACAAGGTAACAACGAATcatttttactataaaaagtTCTAACGATTTTGTTTTGTCTAGGTCCAAAATGGTTATAACACGAGatttatttgtaaattttcttGATCTTGTATATAGTTCATGCTAGTGGCGAAGAGCAACTACATAAGGAAGCTAATAATGGAATCCAAAGACAGTGACGTGACGAGAATAGATCTCTCGGATATCCCTGGAGGTCCTGAGATGTTCGAGAAAGCTGCCAAGTTCTGTTACGGTGTTAACTTCGAGATTACCGTTCAGAACGTGGCGGCTCTTCACTGCGCCGCTGAGTTTCTTCAGATGACCGATAAGTACTGCGACAACAACCTCGCGGGTCGGACTCAAGACTTCCTTTCTCAGGTCGCCTTGTCTAGCCTCTCTGGAGCCGTCGTTGTCCTCAAGTCCTGCGAGATTTTACTTCCTATTTCTCGGGATCTTGGTATTGTCCGCCGTTGTGTGGACGTCGTCGGTGCTAAGGTTTAACTCATTCTCACTTACTTTATAAGTGTTTAGTAACAAAGACAAAGTTCAATCGTAGAAATCATAACTAATAATATAATTGGAAAATATTATAACTAGTATATTAGTGATATGAGTTAATCCACTTACGGGAAATTAGTCTTATGTTAAAACTCATCTTAACTATATGATATCAAATTTCGATTCACACAATCTAACCCGATCGACAATTGATTTGACATAAAGTTGGTCCAGTCAATTTGTGTTTCTTATTCCGAAATTAATTACCGAAGAACTATCATCTCAGAGACATAGAGACATATAGTATTGTcagttgtcgaatcgtctatttaatttttttcataaatgtaatatcataataaatcagcgttaagaaaaaattatgagatatcttcttttttttttgccaaataaaatttagaagagATCTCCTAATTCCTAATGTATAAATGAAATGAGTCAATCAGTTTGTCACCAATCAATTTTAAGTTAAAATACCAATATTAGATCCTGGTCTTGGTTAGTGTTGGTTACTTTATTTTCAAACTTTTACATAACTTAATTAGTGTTTAGGTTAATTTATTTTCCAACATTTACATAGTAGTGAGTTAGTAACCAAAGTAAACCCCGATCTAGTATTTACATTCGTTTTCTGATCAGTTACTTCGGTTTGGTTAACGATCGGTTTAATCAACATAACATCTATATATTCTCTGTTTCAGTTCCTTGAGTGACAAGTATCTAAAGTTAAAACCGAACCTGAGGTTTTGTAGTGCTTATAACATTAACTGATGATACGTTTTTATTACAGGCTTGCAACGAGGCAATGTTTCCGTGTCGAACACCACCAAACTGGTGGACAGAGGAGCTCTGTATCTTAGACGTAGACTTCTTCACCGACGTCGTAGCTTCCATGAAGCAGAGAGGCCTCAAACCTTCTTCTTTAGCCTCTGCAATCATCACCTACACCGAGAGATCATTACGCGATCTCGTCAGAGACCATTCCGGCAGAGGAATTAAGTTTTCCGACCCCGAAAACAACGACTCCGAGGAGAGATCTCAACAGAGAGATCTCGTGGAATCCATCGTCTCTCTATTACCTTCCGACAAGGGACTTTTCCCTATCAACTTCCTCTGTTCTCTCCTCCGTTGCGCCGTCTTCTTGGAGGCTTCACTCGCCTCCAAGAACGAGCTGGAGAAACGAATCTCCGTCGTTCTTGAACACGTCACCGTTGACGATCTCTTGATCCCGTCTTTCACCTACGACGGTGAAAGACTATTAGACCTCGACAGCGTCAGAAGAATCATCTCTACCTTCGTCGAGAAGGAGAAGAATGTCGGAGTTTTCAACGGCGGAGACTTCAACAAAGGATTATTCTCAGCGTCGCTACAAAGAGTAGCGAGGACCGTTGACTCTTACTTAGCAGAGATCGCTACCTACGGAGAGCTAACGATCTCCAAGTTCAACGCTATCGCGAATCTCGTCCCGAAGTCTGCAAGAAAGTCAGACGACGATCTTTACAGAGCGATAGACATCTTCTTGAAAGCTCATCCTAACCTAGAcgagatcgagagagagaaaGTTTGTAGCTCAATGGACCCTCTCAAGCTTTCTTACGAGGCACGTCTCCACGCTTCGCAGAACAAGAGACTACCAGTAAACATCGTTCTCCACGCGCTTTACTACGACCAGCTAAAGCTGAGAAGCGGAGTCGAAGATAAAGAAGGAGCAGTGGTTGTACTCCCTGAGGCTGTAGCCACGCGTGGACAGGTCAAAGCTGATGCTTCGTTGGCTAAAGAGAACGAAGCCTTGAGGAGTGagctgatgaagatgaagatgtacGTTTCGGATCTGCAGAAGAGTGGTGGGGCAGCTGGAGCTTCTTCTTCGAATGCACCACCGAGCAATAAGAAGAGCAGCAAAAGTACTTTCTTCTCGTCGGT is drawn from Brassica rapa cultivar Chiifu-401-42 chromosome A05, CAAS_Brap_v3.01, whole genome shotgun sequence and contains these coding sequences:
- the LOC103867948 gene encoding glycine-rich cell wall structural protein 1.0-like; protein product: MGGKGGSGGGGKGGGGGGGGGGKGGGGGGGGSGGGRSGGGGGGGGGKSGGGSGGGYMVAPGSNGSSYISRDNFESDPKGYFDNLHGSGQGSK
- the LOC103867949 gene encoding monothiol glutaredoxin-S9, with the protein product MDKVVRMSSDKGVVIFSKSSCCMSYAVQVLFQDLGVHPTVHEIDKDPDCREIEKALMRLGCSTPVPAIFVDGKLVGSTNEVMSMHLSGSLVPLVKPFQANLC
- the LOC103867950 gene encoding L-type lectin-domain containing receptor kinase IX.1-like; its protein translation is MKNSVLFFSVLLVLPFATSLHFNISRFTPGDPNIAYQGDATPNGAIELNNAGYTCRVGWATYAKKVAIWDPETGRPTDFTTSFTFKIDTRNSTEFGHGFAFFLAPQGILISPNSAGGFLGLFNETNGYSSRFPLVHVEFDTFFNDEWDPLDIKSHVGINNNSLASSNYTSWNASLHSQDTCHARITYDSASRNLSISWSYEETSNPRESSSLFYIIDLAKVLPAEVTIGFSGSTGANTEAHRILSWEFNSTLDVVEPRERTQNMKGIIVGVSLAGFVLLTSLVAGAFALFRKRKQRKEKAGKTEENLTSLHEDLERGAGPRRFSYKDLASATSNFLYERKLGEGGFGAVYKGYLNDLDTMVAVKKFSGASKQGKKEFITEVKIISSLRHRNLVQLIGWCHEKQELLLVYEFMPNGSLDSHLFGKKPHLTWAVRCKISLSVASALLYLHEEWEQCIVHRDIKASNIMLDSNFNAKLGDFGLARLMDHELGPQTTGLAGTFGYMAPEYISTGRASKESDVYSFGIVLVEIVTGKKSVEPRQGKVEPEPSLVERVWDQYGRGELISAVDHQIGKDYDMKQAECVMIVGLWCAHPDINSRPSIKQAIQVLNLEAPLPNLPHKMPIATYHVSSSSSSGGGVATTTFSSAQLGR
- the LOC103867951 gene encoding root phototropism protein 2; translated protein: MATEANNPINMNSMSSSLQRTGQWVFSQDIPTDVVVEVGEANFSLHKFMLVAKSNYIRKLIMESKDSDVTRIDLSDIPGGPEMFEKAAKFCYGVNFEITVQNVAALHCAAEFLQMTDKYCDNNLAGRTQDFLSQVALSSLSGAVVVLKSCEILLPISRDLGIVRRCVDVVGAKACNEAMFPCRTPPNWWTEELCILDVDFFTDVVASMKQRGLKPSSLASAIITYTERSLRDLVRDHSGRGIKFSDPENNDSEERSQQRDLVESIVSLLPSDKGLFPINFLCSLLRCAVFLEASLASKNELEKRISVVLEHVTVDDLLIPSFTYDGERLLDLDSVRRIISTFVEKEKNVGVFNGGDFNKGLFSASLQRVARTVDSYLAEIATYGELTISKFNAIANLVPKSARKSDDDLYRAIDIFLKAHPNLDEIEREKVCSSMDPLKLSYEARLHASQNKRLPVNIVLHALYYDQLKLRSGVEDKEGAVVVLPEAVATRGQVKADASLAKENEALRSELMKMKMYVSDLQKSGGAAGASSSNAPPSNKKSSKSTFFSSVSKKLGKLNPFRHGSKDTSNIDEDLAGVDITKPRRRRFSIS